A window from Scyliorhinus canicula unplaced genomic scaffold, sScyCan1.1, whole genome shotgun sequence encodes these proteins:
- the LOC119960324 gene encoding gastrula zinc finger protein XlCGF49.1-like codes for MGNPWKCEDCGKGFTFPSRLETHRRTHTGERPFICSQCEKGFRTSSNLRTHQRVHSEVTPFICSECGKGFTTSPGLRKHQQVHTGEKPFTCSMCLKAFGCQYNLQRHQQVHTGERPFTCSVCGKRFVDSSSLLAHLRVHTGERPFTCSDCGKGFTQLSSLQRHQQVHSGERPFTCTVCGKGFGDPSCLVRHWRVHTGEKPFTCSLCGKGFIQLSNLQKHQRVHTGERPFICSVCGKGFTNSSNLLTHHTLELLSGCRYTTPITV; via the exons ATGGGGAATccgtggaaatgtgaggattgtgggaagggattcactttccCATCtcggctggaaactcatcgacgcactcacaccggggagagaccgttcatctgTTCTCAGTGCGAGAAGGGATTTAGAActtcatccaacctgcggacacaccagcgagttcacagcgAGGTGACACCGTtcatctgctccgagtgtgggaaaggatttactactTCACCCGGCCTACGcaaacaccagcaagttcacactggggagaaaccgtttaCCTGCTCCATGTGTTTGAAGGCATTCGGATGTCAAtacaacctgcagagacaccagcaggttcacactggggagagaccattcacttgctccgtgtgtgggaagcgaTTCGTTGACTCATCCAGCCTGCTTGCACACttgcgtgttcacactggggagaggccattcacctgttctgactgtgggaagggattcactcagttatccagcctgcagagacaccagcaagttcactctggggagagaccattcacctgcactgtgtgtgggaagggatttggagATCCATCCTGCCTAGTCAGACACTGgcgagtccacactggggagaagccattcacctgctccttgtgtgggaagggattcattcagttatccaaTCTGcaaaaacaccagcgagttcacactggggaaagaccattcatctgctctgtgtgtgggaagggatttaccaaTTCCTCCAACTTGCtaacacacca CACCTTAGAACTGCTATCTGGGTGTCGATACACAACACCCATTACAGTTTAG